A section of the Anabaena cylindrica PCC 7122 genome encodes:
- a CDS encoding Get3/ArsA fold putative tail anchor-mediating ATPase NosAFP, with amino-acid sequence MALILTFLGKSGIARSKIAIAAAKLLANQGKRVLLAGLAEPTLPILLDTSLTPDPQEIAPNLQAVQFQSSVLLERNWEEAKKLEAQYLRTPIFKEVYGQELVVLPGMDNALALNAIREYDASGKYDAIIYDGTGDSSTLRMLGMPESMSWYVRRFRQLFVNSDLGKTITESPLIQPLITSFFNVNWTADNFAQPTNQVNNFLEQGKDAIADPHRVAAFLVTTPDPIDVANSRFLWGTAQQVGLTIGGAILVSAGENTDLSEEFTPLPVSIVPDVSNGEWQPLIDALPNFVAQALQTPKPIEIDVHNRQVRLFLPGFDKKQVKLTQYGPEVTVEAGDQRRNIFLPPALSGRPITGAKFQNNYLIISF; translated from the coding sequence ATGGCCTTGATACTGACATTTTTAGGCAAAAGCGGCATCGCTCGTAGCAAAATAGCGATCGCAGCGGCCAAGTTATTGGCAAACCAAGGCAAACGGGTACTCCTAGCAGGACTTGCAGAGCCAACATTGCCAATTCTCTTAGATACTTCTCTCACTCCTGACCCCCAGGAAATCGCTCCCAACTTGCAAGCAGTACAGTTTCAATCATCTGTACTGCTAGAACGTAACTGGGAAGAAGCAAAAAAACTTGAGGCGCAATACCTCCGCACGCCTATTTTTAAAGAGGTTTATGGTCAAGAACTGGTAGTATTACCGGGCATGGATAACGCCTTGGCTCTCAATGCTATTCGTGAATATGATGCCAGTGGCAAATATGACGCGATTATCTACGATGGCACAGGCGATTCTTCCACCTTGCGGATGTTGGGAATGCCAGAATCCATGAGTTGGTATGTCCGGCGATTTCGGCAATTGTTTGTCAATTCTGACTTGGGCAAAACAATTACAGAATCACCCTTGATTCAACCGCTGATTACCAGCTTTTTTAATGTTAACTGGACGGCAGATAACTTTGCCCAACCCACTAACCAAGTTAATAATTTTCTCGAACAAGGTAAAGATGCGATCGCAGATCCCCATCGCGTCGCCGCCTTTTTGGTGACAACTCCAGACCCAATTGATGTTGCAAATTCCCGCTTTCTTTGGGGTACTGCCCAACAAGTTGGTTTAACTATTGGTGGCGCTATTTTAGTGTCTGCTGGAGAAAACACCGACCTATCAGAAGAGTTTACACCCCTACCTGTGAGCATCGTTCCTGATGTCTCTAACGGTGAATGGCAACCTTTGATAGATGCTTTACCCAACTTCGTAGCGCAAGCATTACAAACTCCCAAACCAATTGAAATCGACGTTCATAATCGTCAAGTACGCTTATTTTTGCCTGGGTTTGACAAAAAGCAAGTCAAACTCACCCAGTACGGGCCAGAAGTCACGGTAGAAGCCGGAGATCAACGGCGCAATATCTTCCTACCTCCTGCCTTAAGTGGTAGACCCATCACTGGCGCTAAGTTTCAGAATAATTATTTGATAATTTCTTTTTAG